The Kribbella amoyensis genomic sequence GAGGAGTGGACCGCGCGGTCCTACGACCCGGACCTGTCGATCCCGGCCGGCACGCTGGTCGACGTCTTCGCGATCGAGGGCGCGACCGCCCTCGTGCACCCTCGGGAGGAACCATGGCCGAACTCATCGTCGGGCTGATCGCCGCGCTGCTGGCCGTCGTGCTCGTGCTGCGGACGATCCGGATCGTCCCGCAGGCCCGGGCGAGCAACGTCGAGCGCCTCGGCCGGTACCTGCGCACGCTGGAACCAGGACTGAACGTGGTGATCCCGTTCGTCGACCGGCCGCGGGCGCTGATCGACCTGCGCGAACAGGTGGTGTCGTTCGAACCGCGCTCGGTGATCACCGAGGACAACCTGGTCGTCCACATCGACACGGTGCTGTACTTCCAGGTCACCGACCCGCGCGCCGCGGCGTACGAGATCGCCAACTACATCCAGGCGATCGAGCAGCTCACCGTCACCACCCTGCGCAACGTCATCGGCAGCCTGGACCTGGAGAAGGTGCTGACGTCCCGCGAGCACATCAACTCCACCCTGCGCGGCGTCCTCGACGAGGCGTCCGGCAAGTGGGGCATCCGGGTGAACCGGGTCGAGCTGAAGGGCATCGAGCCGCCGACGTCGATCAAGGAGTCGATGGAGAAGCAGATGCGCGCCGAGCGGGAGAAGCGGGCCACCATCCTGGCCGCCGAGGGGCTGCGGCAGTCCCGGATCCTCACCGCCGAGGGCGACCGGCAGGCCGCGATCCTGCGGGCCGAGGGGCAGGCGAAGGCGATCGACACGGTGTTCGAGGCGGTCCATCGCAACGACCCGGACCCGAAGCTGCTCGCGTACCAGTACCTGCAGATGCTGCCCGAGCTGGCCAAGGCGCCGGGCAACACGTTCTGGGTGATCCCGTCCGAGGTGACCAACGCCCTGCAGCAGGTCAGCAAGGCGTTCGCACCGGAGGGGTCGACGGCGCCGGCACCGCCGATCGCCCCGCCGTCGAACAACGGGCTCACGGC encodes the following:
- a CDS encoding SPFH domain-containing protein, whose protein sequence is MAELIVGLIAALLAVVLVLRTIRIVPQARASNVERLGRYLRTLEPGLNVVIPFVDRPRALIDLREQVVSFEPRSVITEDNLVVHIDTVLYFQVTDPRAAAYEIANYIQAIEQLTVTTLRNVIGSLDLEKVLTSREHINSTLRGVLDEASGKWGIRVNRVELKGIEPPTSIKESMEKQMRAEREKRATILAAEGLRQSRILTAEGDRQAAILRAEGQAKAIDTVFEAVHRNDPDPKLLAYQYLQMLPELAKAPGNTFWVIPSEVTNALQQVSKAFAPEGSTAPAPPIAPPSNNGLTADIPKAEKLTDQ